A window of the Candidatus Paceibacterota bacterium genome harbors these coding sequences:
- a CDS encoding type II secretion system protein: protein MNLLIKNMKARGFTLIELLMVITIIGILSSVVLTSLNTGRSRANDTKVKSQLNSLRTAAEIYHNTNQNYGGAVAGTEGAVSPNFGNGCSANMFTDTLIDPSVASASYPVSTTMKCTSSGTAYAVSASLNSSNGATVDHWCIDSSGAAKAIGALHNNSTYVCP, encoded by the coding sequence ATGAATTTACTCATAAAAAATATGAAAGCAAGAGGTTTTACTTTAATAGAGCTTCTGATGGTCATTACTATTATTGGTATTTTATCTTCAGTAGTTCTTACTTCTCTCAATACTGGTAGAAGCAGGGCAAATGATACTAAAGTCAAATCCCAACTAAATAGTTTGCGCACTGCAGCCGAAATTTACCACAATACTAATCAAAACTATGGTGGCGCTGTAGCCGGTACTGAAGGAGCTGTATCTCCCAACTTTGGTAATGGTTGTAGTGCCAACATGTTTACCGATACTCTTATTGATCCAAGTGTGGCGAGCGCTAGTTACCCTGTCAGTACTACTATGAAATGCACTTCAAGCGGTACAGCTTATGCTGTGAGTGCGAGCTTAAATTCAAGTAATGGCGCCACTGTCGATCATTGGTGCATCGACTCCTCCGGTGCTGCTAAGGCTATTGGTGCTCTTCACAACAACAGTACTTATGTTTGTCCATAA